The DNA window CCAGGCGCAAAATCTGCGTACTCTGTTGGCTGATGATGGGCTGTGGGTTGGCCCGCAGCCGGTACCGGAGCCGTATACGCCTCCCGGTGCGCTGAAGACCCTGCTGGGCCGGGAATTCCAGCATGCTTTTTTCGATGCGCGCGAGGGGTTCGACGTCGCGGCATTTGCTGCGTTAGCCGGTACGCTGCGCGCAGGAAGCTGGCTGATCTTGCTGCTCCCCGATTTTTCCCAATGGCCGACCCGGCCTGACGCAGACTCTCTGCGCTGGAGCGACACTCCCGAGCCGGTCCCCACGCCAAATTTTGTCTATCGCTTCTGCCAGCAAATTATTGCCGATAATGATTCTGTCCTCTGGCGGCAGGGGAATGAGCTGACATTACCCGCTTTCCCGCTTCGTGAATCCTGGCATCCCGCTGATGGTCAGCCGCAGGCGGAGCAGGCAGCCGTTCTTGCCGAATTGGCTGACTTCCCTCCCGGTATCGCCGCCTTAACCGCAGAGCGCGGACGAGGCAAATCCGCTCTGGCGGGAATGCTTATTCGCCAACTGGCAGGGGATGCCATCGTCACGGCACCGGCGCGTGGAGCCACAGATGTGATGGCGACTTTTGCAGGTGAGGGCTTTCGCTTTATGGCTCCCGATGCGTTACTGGCATCAGAGTGCAACGCTTCGTGGCTGATTGTTGATGAGGCCGCCGCTATTCCGGGGCCGCTGTTGCGCCAGCTTGTCGCTCGTTTCCCGAGGACGCTGCTGACCACTACCGTGCAGGGCTACGAAGGCACCGGGCGCGGCTTCCTGCTTAAGTTTTGCGCCGGTTTTGCCCATTTGCGGCAGTTTAGTTTGACGACGCCCATCCGCTGGGCATTGGGCTGTCCGCTGGAGGCGGCTATCGCGCAGTTGCTGTTGTTTAGCGATGAGACCTTCCAGCATACGCCTGCTGGCGACACGGTACTGGAAAACGTCAGTCAGACCAGTTGGCAGCAGCAGCCCGCTTTACCGGAAGCGATGTATCAACTGCTCTCCGGGGCGCACTATCGCACTTCTCCTCTCGATTTACGCCGCATGATGGATGCGCCGGGGCAGCATTTTACCTGCGCTCGCAGCGTAAACCGCGTCGTCGGAGCGTTGTGGCTGGTGGAGGAGGGAGGGCTGGAGTCATCGCTTAGCCAGGCCGTATGGGCTGGATATCGCCGCCCACGTGGCAATCTGGTTGCACAGTCGCTGGCGGCGCACGGCGGTAGCCCGCTGGCGGCAACGTTGACGGGTTTGCGTATCAGTCGCATTGCCGTACACCCGGTGCGCCAGCGCGAGGGGCTTGGGCAACGGCTGGTCGATTGGGCGGCGTCTCAGGCGTCGGAGCGGGACTATCTCTCGGTCAGTTTTGGCTACACACCCGAACTGTGGCGCTTCTGGGATAGCTGTGGTTTTATGCTGGTGCGCTTGGGTACTCATCGGGAAGCCAGCAGCGGCTGTTATACCGCGATGGCGCTCTATCCCATCAGCGCGGCTGGCCGACATCTGGCTCAACAAGAAATCCGTCGGCTGCTGCGCGATGAACACTGGCTGTGCGACTGGCGAAATGAGTCGTTGCCGCTGACTATACTGGAAGAAGCGGCTATCTTTACTGAAGAGGATTGGCTGGAGGCTGCGGGCTTTGCGTTTGCCCATCGCCCGCTGCTGGCGGCGGTTGGTAGCCTAAATCGGCTGCTCATGCAGGTGAATATACCGCTGCCTGCTTTGCGCGCGCGCCTGGAGCGCCAGGATGAAGCGGAACTTTGCCGCACGTTACAACTCTCCGGGCGAAAAGCGCTGCTGGCCAGGCTGCGCGAAGAGGCGGCGCTGGCGTTATCTACTCTCAATGCAACTCGCGCTGATGCTCTGCGCCAGCAGGTCAAAATGCTGCAATTTTTTTAACTAACTCCTTCAGTTAAATGGCATGGTCATATTTCGCATGCGGCGTAAACTTCCTTGCAGACATTAAGGAGACAGCCATGAAACACGATCATTTTGTTGTTCAAAGCCCCGCGACCCCTGCACAGCAACTGCTGCTGCTGTTTCATGGCGTCGGCGATAACCCGGTTGCCATGGGGCAAATCGGCAGCTGGTTTGCGCCGCTCTTCCCGGATGCGCTGATCGTCAGTATCGGTGGCGCGGAGCCGTGCGGCCCGCCCCCTGGACGCCAGTGGTTCTCCGTGCAGGGCGTTACCGAAGAAAACCGCCAGCAGCGTGTAGACGCCATTATGCCAACCTTTATCGAGACCGTTCGCTATTGGCAGCAGCAAAGCGGCGTCGGCCCGCAGGCAACGGCGTTAATTGGCTTCTCGCAAGGGGCGATTATGTCGCTGGAGAGCATTAAAACGCAGCCGGGGCTGGCATCGCGGGTAATTGCGTTTAACGGTCGCTATGCATCTCTGCCGGAGAAGGCGACCACGGCGACGACTATCCACCTGATTCACGGCGGTGAAGATCGCGTTATCGATCTGGCATGGGCGGTAGCCGGGCAAGAAGCGCTTCAGCAGGCAGGCGGTGACGTAACGCTGGATATTGTTGAGGACCTGGGACACGCCATTGACGATCGCAGCATGCAGTTTGCGCTCGATCATCTGCGTTTTACCGTACCGAAGCACTATTTTGACGAAGCGCTCAGCGGCAGTACGCCAAAAGACAGCGATATTATCGAGCTGCTGTAAATAAAAAACCCGGAGGCGATGCTGCGCATCTGTCCGGGCTACAAAAGTGTACCTTGCCCGAACCCGTAGTCCGGGCAAGGCGCGTTGAGCGCCGCCCCCGGGAAAATAGCGGCACACTGTGTTAATTTCCCGGAGGCGATGCTGTGCATCTGTTCGGACTACCGGATCTGCAGGACCCATAGACATAACTGAAGTAAGACGCTTACTTTTTCTTCGACTGGTCGTTCTTTGGCCAGTCATCATCATCGTCCCACTTATCGTTGCAGTCGCGATGCGGCGGAAGATCCGGCTTATTGTTGAGAAATTTTTTATGGTCAACGCGGGTAAGATCCTTAATTACGTTGATCATGACGCCCACTAAAAATACCAACACCAGGATCCACCAGTATTTCGATAGCCAATCCATGCGCTCTACCTCTTATCTATTGATGCCGTCAGGCGACCAGCTGTTCCATGATGCGTTGGTACATTCGCGCCAGTAGCTGGAGATCGGCGGCATTAACACATTCGTTGATTTTATGAATAGTGGCATTCACTGGCCCCAGCTCTACCACCTGCGCCCCCATGCGTGCGATAAAACGCCCGTCGGAGGTGCCGCCATTGGTCAGGAGCTGCGGTTTAATTTCATTATAGTGCTCAATGGCGTTCACCACCGCATCAACCAGTTTACCGCGGCCGGTCAGGAACGGCTGGCCCGAAAGCCACCAGTCAACGCTGTAGCGCAGTTCGTATTTCTCCAGCAGTGCTACAACGCGCGCTTTGATCATTTCGTCAGTCAATTCTGTGCTAAAGCGGAAGTTGAACTGCACGAACATATCGCCGGGAATCACGTTGTTGCTACCGGTTCCGGCCTGCACGTTAGCGATTTGCATGCTGGTTGGCGGGAAGAAATCGTTACCTTTATCCCATTCAATATTCACCAGCTCTGCCAGCATCGGCGCGGCGCGGTGGACCGGGTTATCCGCGAGGTGGGGATAGGCCACGTGCCCCTGCACGCCGTGAATGGTCAGGTTGCAGGTCAGGGAGCCGCGACGGCCATTTTTGACGACGTCGCCGACAACTTCGGTGCTGGAGGGTTCTCCGACCAGACAGTAATCCAGGCGCTCGTTACGCGCCATTAGCGCTTCCACGACTTTAACGGTGCCGTTTTTGGCGCTGGCTTCTTCATCTGAGGTGATCAGAAATGCCAGGCGACCTTGATGGTTCGGATACTGGGCGACAAAGCGTTCAGCGGCAACCACCATCGCAGCGAGAGAGCCTTTCATGTCTGCCGCGCCGCGGCCAAACAGCATTCCATCACGAATAGTAGGTTCGAAAGGCGGGTTAATCCAGCGGTCGGCATCGCCAGAAGGGACGACATCAGTATGGCCGGCGAAAGCCAGCGTTTCCCCGCGCCCGCGCCAGGCCCAGAAGTTTTGGGTATCGCCGAAATCCATCGGTTCAACGGTAAAGCCAATCGCACGCAGACGTTCAATCATTAACGCCTGGCATCCCGCATCATCGGGACTGAGGGAAGGGCGGCGAATAAGCTGCTGAGCCAGCTCAATGACCGGGCAAGACATAGACTACACCTCGTTAAACTGCTGATAACTAGATTCACTGAAACCCAGCAGCATAGGCTGACCGGGCGCACAGAGCAATGGGCGTTTGATGATTGCCGGCATTTCCAGCATCAGTTTTGCCGCAGCATCGGCGTTATCGATACCTGCGCGGACCGTTTCGTCTAGCTTGCGCCAGGTGGTGCCGCGGGTATTGAGCAGCGCTTCCCAGCCGAGTTCATCTATAAAGGTATCTAATAATTCGCGGTCCAGACCATCAACCCGATAATCATGAAAGCGATATTCTATCTGCTGGGCTTCCAGCCAGCGGCGGGCCTTTTTTATGGTATCGCAATTTTTTATCCCGTACATGGTGAGCATGATTAAACCTTTTCCATTGAATTAAACGTTTGACCAGGAATGTTCCGAATATATAAGTCGTTAATAAATAATACGTGAATTACGTTAATAAATATCGTTTTTTACCCGTGATATATCCTGAACGTTATCTATTGGTTGTTTTTTGACCTGCTTTTACGCTGTGACTTGTCACAAGCCGAGTGAGGGCGGATTGTGCTGATGAACAAATGTTGCTGAATGTTGCTATTGGTCACATTAAACGGGTTAAATTCGGCTCATAGTGCTTACGAATGAAAGGGCTTTTTCTGGAGGCGGTAATTAAAGTAATCAGAGCGATAGCGTAAACACACTTTTCACCATCAACGAATTTGCATAAAATCACCCATAATAATAAGAGAGGCTATTATGATTGAGCATGAACTAGGGAAGGTGCGAATAAGCAGGTCATTTCTTCCCAAGCTGACTCGCTGATTAAAATTTCGCGGATCTGGGCCGATTTTTTTCCCGCAAACACATCGAATCAGCCTATTTAGGCTATTTTTTCCACCATTTCTGGCGTTATTTCCGGTTTTTACTGAGATCTCTCCCACTGACGTATCATTTGGTCCACCCGAAACAGGTTGGCCAGGGTGAATAACATCGCCAGTTGGTTATCGTTTTTCAGCAGCCCCTTGTATCTGGCTTTCACGAAGCCGAACTGCCGCTTGATGATGCGAAACGGGTGCTCCACCCTGGCACGGATGCTGGCTTTCATGTATTCGATGTTGATGGCCGTTTTGTTCTTGCGCGGATGCTGCTTCAAGGTTTTTACCCTGCCGGGACGCTCGGCGATCAGCCAGTCCACATCCACCTCGGCCAGCTCCTCGCGCTGTGGCGCTCCTTGGTAGCCGGCATCGGCTGAGACAAATTGCTCCTCTCCATGAAGCAGATTACC is part of the Klebsiella huaxiensis genome and encodes:
- the dapE gene encoding succinyl-diaminopimelate desuccinylase, with the translated sequence MSCPVIELAQQLIRRPSLSPDDAGCQALMIERLRAIGFTVEPMDFGDTQNFWAWRGRGETLAFAGHTDVVPSGDADRWINPPFEPTIRDGMLFGRGAADMKGSLAAMVVAAERFVAQYPNHQGRLAFLITSDEEASAKNGTVKVVEALMARNERLDYCLVGEPSSTEVVGDVVKNGRRGSLTCNLTIHGVQGHVAYPHLADNPVHRAAPMLAELVNIEWDKGNDFFPPTSMQIANVQAGTGSNNVIPGDMFVQFNFRFSTELTDEMIKARVVALLEKYELRYSVDWWLSGQPFLTGRGKLVDAVVNAIEHYNEIKPQLLTNGGTSDGRFIARMGAQVVELGPVNATIHKINECVNAADLQLLARMYQRIMEQLVA
- a CDS encoding ArsC family reductase; the encoded protein is MLTMYGIKNCDTIKKARRWLEAQQIEYRFHDYRVDGLDRELLDTFIDELGWEALLNTRGTTWRKLDETVRAGIDNADAAAKLMLEMPAIIKRPLLCAPGQPMLLGFSESSYQQFNEV
- a CDS encoding YpfN family protein codes for the protein MDWLSKYWWILVLVFLVGVMINVIKDLTRVDHKKFLNNKPDLPPHRDCNDKWDDDDDWPKNDQSKKK
- the ypfH gene encoding esterase; translated protein: MKHDHFVVQSPATPAQQLLLLFHGVGDNPVAMGQIGSWFAPLFPDALIVSIGGAEPCGPPPGRQWFSVQGVTEENRQQRVDAIMPTFIETVRYWQQQSGVGPQATALIGFSQGAIMSLESIKTQPGLASRVIAFNGRYASLPEKATTATTIHLIHGGEDRVIDLAWAVAGQEALQQAGGDVTLDIVEDLGHAIDDRSMQFALDHLRFTVPKHYFDEALSGSTPKDSDIIELL
- a CDS encoding tRNA(Met) cytidine acetyltransferase TmcA — encoded protein: MDELLHLTAQMAREGIRRLLVLSGDDAWTFNQAQNLRTLLADDGLWVGPQPVPEPYTPPGALKTLLGREFQHAFFDAREGFDVAAFAALAGTLRAGSWLILLLPDFSQWPTRPDADSLRWSDTPEPVPTPNFVYRFCQQIIADNDSVLWRQGNELTLPAFPLRESWHPADGQPQAEQAAVLAELADFPPGIAALTAERGRGKSALAGMLIRQLAGDAIVTAPARGATDVMATFAGEGFRFMAPDALLASECNASWLIVDEAAAIPGPLLRQLVARFPRTLLTTTVQGYEGTGRGFLLKFCAGFAHLRQFSLTTPIRWALGCPLEAAIAQLLLFSDETFQHTPAGDTVLENVSQTSWQQQPALPEAMYQLLSGAHYRTSPLDLRRMMDAPGQHFTCARSVNRVVGALWLVEEGGLESSLSQAVWAGYRRPRGNLVAQSLAAHGGSPLAATLTGLRISRIAVHPVRQREGLGQRLVDWAASQASERDYLSVSFGYTPELWRFWDSCGFMLVRLGTHREASSGCYTAMALYPISAAGRHLAQQEIRRLLRDEHWLCDWRNESLPLTILEEAAIFTEEDWLEAAGFAFAHRPLLAAVGSLNRLLMQVNIPLPALRARLERQDEAELCRTLQLSGRKALLARLREEAALALSTLNATRADALRQQVKMLQFF